Proteins encoded in a region of the Inquilinus sp. KBS0705 genome:
- the lysA gene encoding diaminopimelate decarboxylase — translation MFNTDTIQRFTDLETPFYYYDLNALQQTLNACRTAADKYGFHVHYAMKANFNTKVVSTIQSYGFGADCVSGNEVKSAIEHGFDKGKVVFAGVGKSDKEINAALDADIFCFNVESVQELEIINDLAKAKGKVAGIAIRINPNVDAHTHHYITTGLDENKFGINTWQLNDVVDMLRKCANLKFLGIHFHIGSQITDMEVYRSLCIRINEMQDWFENHGFAIKILNTGGGLGVDYYNPDTNAIPDFESYFKVFSQFLNVKPGQEVHFELGRALVAQSASLISRVLYVKNGQKKNFLILDAGMTELMRPMLYQAYHVIENLSGKLKVESQKSIADKSEIEHSKSEIKYDVVGPICESTDCFRKDVDLPQSFRGDLIAIRTAGAYGEVMASGYNLRDHAPSVYSETAG, via the coding sequence ATGTTTAATACCGATACCATACAGCGTTTCACCGATTTAGAAACCCCATTTTACTATTACGACCTTAATGCATTGCAGCAAACGCTTAATGCCTGCCGCACGGCGGCCGATAAGTACGGTTTTCATGTGCATTACGCCATGAAGGCCAACTTTAATACAAAAGTGGTTAGTACTATACAGTCGTACGGGTTTGGGGCCGATTGTGTGAGCGGTAACGAGGTAAAATCGGCCATTGAGCATGGCTTTGATAAAGGCAAGGTGGTATTTGCCGGTGTAGGTAAATCTGACAAGGAGATAAACGCCGCGCTGGATGCCGATATATTTTGTTTTAACGTAGAATCGGTGCAGGAGCTGGAGATCATTAACGACCTGGCCAAAGCAAAAGGTAAGGTTGCCGGCATAGCCATACGCATAAACCCTAATGTTGATGCGCATACCCATCACTATATTACTACCGGGCTCGACGAGAATAAATTCGGCATAAACACCTGGCAGTTAAATGATGTGGTAGATATGCTGCGCAAATGCGCCAACCTTAAATTTTTAGGCATTCATTTCCACATTGGTTCGCAGATAACCGACATGGAGGTTTACCGCAGCCTGTGCATCCGCATAAACGAAATGCAGGACTGGTTTGAAAACCACGGCTTTGCCATAAAAATATTAAATACAGGCGGTGGCCTGGGGGTTGACTATTATAACCCAGATACCAATGCCATACCCGATTTTGAAAGCTATTTTAAAGTTTTTAGCCAGTTTTTAAACGTTAAGCCGGGGCAGGAGGTACACTTCGAGCTTGGGCGTGCCTTGGTGGCGCAATCGGCCTCGCTGATATCAAGGGTGCTGTACGTTAAAAACGGCCAAAAAAAGAACTTCCTGATACTGGATGCCGGTATGACGGAACTAATGCGCCCAATGCTTTACCAGGCGTATCATGTGATAGAGAATTTAAGTGGAAAGTTAAAAGTTGAAAGTCAAAAGTCAATAGCGGATAAATCCGAAATTGAACATTCGAAATCCGAAATTAAATACGACGTTGTAGGCCCTATATGCGAAAGCACCGACTGTTTCCGTAAGGATGTTGATCTGCCGCAATCGTTCCGTGGCGACCTGATAGCTATACGTACCGCTGGCGCTTACGGCGAGGTAATGGCATCGGGTTATAACCTGCGCGACCACGCGCCATCGGTTTACTCAGAAACGGCAGGCTAA
- a CDS encoding aspartate kinase, protein MKVLKFGGTSVGSPARMQKLLDIINPAERQIVVLSAVSGTTNNLVEIGQAYLAGDKPKAAALISALKDKYEVFIKELLAKPEFYDQGKEVIDYHFKLLSSLANDLFTPIEDKIILAQGELLSTTLYHIYLKEIGVPSVLLPALDFMKTDEDSEPIVDHITAELPPLLDKHPDVNLFITQGFICRNAFGEIDNLRRGGSDYTASLIGAGIRSEEVQIWTDIDGMHNNDPRIVSNTKPIAQLSFDEAAELAYFGAKILHPQSVFPAQKYKIPVRLLNTMDPQAAGTLITNTSEKDRIKSIAAKDGITAIKIQSSRMLLAHGFLRRVFEVFERYRTSIDMITTSEVAVSLTIDDTTYIEEIKQELAAFGSVDVDTNHTIICVVGDFGAEKHGYAARVLEAVKHIPVRMISYGGSDHNMSLLVKNADKVEVLRSLHSRLF, encoded by the coding sequence ATGAAAGTTTTAAAATTTGGCGGAACATCGGTCGGTAGTCCCGCCCGTATGCAAAAGCTGCTGGATATAATAAATCCTGCCGAAAGGCAAATAGTGGTGCTGTCGGCAGTATCGGGCACTACCAATAATTTAGTAGAAATAGGGCAGGCTTACCTTGCCGGCGATAAACCAAAAGCTGCCGCTCTTATTAGCGCGCTTAAAGATAAATACGAGGTTTTTATAAAGGAATTGCTGGCCAAACCCGAGTTTTACGACCAGGGTAAAGAAGTTATAGACTATCATTTTAAACTGTTAAGCAGCTTAGCTAACGACCTTTTTACACCGATAGAAGATAAAATTATACTGGCACAGGGCGAACTGCTATCAACAACCCTATACCACATTTACCTGAAAGAAATTGGCGTACCATCGGTTTTATTGCCGGCGCTTGATTTTATGAAGACCGATGAGGATAGCGAACCCATTGTAGACCATATCACTGCCGAACTGCCCCCGTTGCTGGATAAGCACCCCGATGTAAACCTGTTTATAACCCAGGGCTTTATTTGCCGCAATGCTTTTGGCGAAATTGATAACCTTCGCCGTGGCGGCAGCGATTACACCGCATCGTTAATTGGGGCGGGCATACGCAGCGAAGAGGTGCAGATATGGACCGATATTGACGGCATGCACAATAACGACCCGCGCATTGTAAGCAATACCAAACCTATTGCCCAGCTATCGTTTGACGAGGCCGCCGAGCTGGCCTACTTTGGTGCCAAAATATTGCACCCCCAAAGTGTGTTCCCGGCGCAAAAGTATAAGATACCCGTGCGTTTGCTAAACACAATGGACCCGCAGGCTGCCGGTACGCTGATAACCAATACCAGCGAAAAGGACAGGATAAAATCGATAGCCGCTAAAGATGGCATTACAGCCATTAAAATACAAAGCAGCCGCATGCTGTTGGCGCATGGTTTTTTACGCCGTGTGTTTGAGGTATTTGAGCGTTACCGCACCTCGATAGATATGATCACTACATCCGAAGTGGCGGTATCATTAACTATAGACGATACCACTTATATTGAAGAGATAAAGCAAGAGCTTGCCGCGTTTGGATCCGTTGATGTAGATACTAACCATACTATTATTTGCGTGGTTGGCGATTTTGGCGCCGAAAAGCATGGTTATGCCGCCCGCGTGCTGGAAGCGGTTAAACATATCCCCGTTAGGATGATATCCTACGGCGGCAGCGACCATAACATGAGCCTGCTGGTTAAAAACGCCGATAAGGTGGAGGTGCTGAGAAGCCTGCACAGCAGGTTGTTTTAG
- a CDS encoding phosphoglucomutase/phosphomannomutase family protein, protein MIKIKFGTDGWRAIIADDFTLENVKRVAYATALWLKQNFDNPSAVVGCDPRFAGPMFADATACVLASQGIKVFRAENLFVSTPMISLGTVRKEASAGIIITASHNPPAYNGYKIKAFYGGPATPDDIEKVESQIPDTIDLKLKSITDYQTEGLVEYINLEDMYVEHAEKSFDIPAIRDSGLQWAYDGMYGAGQNVMRRMFPDITFLHSDYNPGFDGQAPEPIQRNLQEFEQLIKLSEGEIASGLVTDGDADRIGLYDADGTFVDSHHILLLLIHYMNKVKGETGEVYSTFSCTSKIQKLCDAYGLNNTVTKIGFKYICDLIVNSGKPFMVGGEESGGIAVNGHIPERDGIWIGLMIWEFMAKTGRSLSDLVQEIYKVVGKFAVERYDLHVTEEKKQAIISRCKGGVDSFGSLKVVKTEDLDGFKFFFEDETWVMIRPSGTEPVLRVYAEAPSTAESFKILDIVKADLLK, encoded by the coding sequence ATGATCAAAATAAAATTTGGCACTGATGGCTGGAGAGCTATCATAGCAGATGACTTTACCCTTGAGAATGTAAAACGCGTTGCTTATGCAACCGCATTATGGCTAAAACAAAACTTTGATAACCCATCGGCAGTGGTAGGCTGCGACCCGCGTTTTGCAGGCCCTATGTTTGCCGATGCTACTGCCTGCGTACTGGCATCGCAGGGTATCAAGGTGTTCCGTGCCGAAAACTTGTTCGTATCTACCCCTATGATATCTTTAGGCACCGTGCGTAAAGAAGCTTCGGCAGGTATTATTATTACCGCAAGCCACAACCCGCCTGCCTATAACGGTTATAAAATAAAAGCCTTTTATGGCGGCCCTGCTACCCCGGATGATATTGAAAAGGTAGAAAGCCAGATACCCGATACCATAGACCTAAAACTAAAATCGATCACCGATTACCAGACAGAAGGCCTTGTGGAGTACATCAACCTGGAGGATATGTATGTGGAGCATGCCGAAAAAAGCTTTGATATACCGGCCATACGCGACAGCGGTTTGCAATGGGCCTACGATGGTATGTACGGTGCCGGCCAAAATGTAATGCGCCGTATGTTCCCCGATATTACCTTTTTGCACAGCGATTATAACCCCGGCTTTGACGGCCAGGCACCCGAGCCTATACAACGCAACCTGCAGGAGTTTGAGCAACTGATAAAACTATCTGAAGGCGAAATTGCATCAGGTTTGGTTACCGATGGCGATGCAGACCGTATTGGTTTATACGATGCCGACGGTACGTTTGTAGATTCGCACCATATATTGCTGCTGCTGATACATTACATGAACAAGGTTAAAGGCGAAACCGGCGAGGTTTACTCTACCTTTTCGTGTACCAGCAAAATACAAAAGCTGTGCGATGCCTACGGATTAAACAATACCGTTACCAAAATTGGTTTTAAATACATATGCGACCTTATTGTTAACTCGGGCAAACCATTTATGGTGGGTGGCGAGGAAAGCGGCGGTATCGCGGTTAACGGCCACATACCCGAGCGCGATGGCATTTGGATAGGCCTGATGATATGGGAGTTTATGGCCAAAACCGGCCGCAGCTTAAGCGACCTGGTACAGGAAATATACAAAGTAGTAGGCAAATTCGCGGTTGAGCGTTACGACCTGCACGTTACCGAAGAGAAAAAGCAAGCTATTATTAGCCGTTGTAAAGGCGGTGTTGATAGCTTTGGCAGCCTTAAGGTGGTTAAAACCGAAGACCTTGACGGCTTTAAATTCTTCTTTGAAGACGAAACCTGGGTGATGATACGCCCATCGGGTACCGAGCCTGTACTGCGCGTATACGCCGAGGCACCATCAACTGCTGAATCATTCAAGATACTGGATATTGTTAAGGCAGATCTGCTTAAATAA
- a CDS encoding sigma-70 family RNA polymerase sigma factor: MVTDNTSAQREKLIMELYKSTFPVVARHVAKMGGSFDDARDVFQDALVAYYEKVVNANIPVQNDKGYLMGIAKHLWLKKIKNGQGNLPLTDSMDMADEPEQNPSSAKVLHYLQSAGKKCMDLLSAFYYDKLPMHRVAELFGYSGERSVTVQKYKCLEKVRETVKQQALVYEDFID, translated from the coding sequence ATGGTAACCGATAACACATCCGCCCAAAGAGAAAAGCTGATAATGGAGTTGTATAAAAGCACCTTCCCGGTGGTGGCGCGGCATGTAGCCAAAATGGGTGGCAGCTTTGATGATGCCCGCGATGTTTTCCAGGACGCGCTGGTGGCGTATTACGAAAAGGTAGTTAACGCCAATATACCCGTGCAGAACGATAAAGGTTATTTAATGGGCATTGCTAAGCACCTATGGCTTAAAAAGATTAAGAACGGTCAGGGCAATTTACCGCTAACAGATAGCATGGATATGGCCGATGAACCTGAGCAAAACCCATCATCGGCCAAAGTACTGCACTACCTGCAAAGCGCCGGCAAAAAGTGTATGGACCTGCTGAGCGCCTTTTATTACGACAAGCTGCCCATGCACCGTGTAGCCGAATTGTTTGGTTACTCGGGCGAGCGCTCGGTGACCGTGCAGAAGTATAAATGTTTAGAGAAAGTACGCGAAACAGTAAAACAACAAGCATTAGTTTATGAGGACTTTATTGACTGA
- a CDS encoding ATP-dependent Clp protease proteolytic subunit: MEMDKNEFRKYAVRHRRVNSLALDSFIGQVNTHTLPTGMTPNILEERQLNISQMDVFSRLMMDRIIFLGTAVDDHVANIIQAQLLFLQSADAKRDIQIYINSPGGSVYAGLGIYDTMQFIQPEVATICTGMAASMASTLLCAGAKGKRAALPHSRVMMHQPSGGAQGTEADIEIAARQIAKMKGELYEITAKHSGQSYETVHRVSDRDHWMIAAEALEFGMIDEILGSSK, translated from the coding sequence ATGGAAATGGATAAAAACGAGTTCCGCAAATACGCGGTGAGGCACCGCCGTGTCAATTCTTTAGCACTGGATAGCTTTATAGGGCAGGTAAATACCCACACGCTACCCACTGGCATGACGCCCAATATACTGGAAGAGCGCCAGTTGAACATATCGCAGATGGACGTATTCTCGCGCCTGATGATGGACCGCATCATCTTTTTAGGCACCGCGGTTGACGACCATGTAGCCAACATTATACAGGCACAGCTGCTTTTTTTGCAGTCGGCCGATGCCAAGCGCGATATACAGATATACATTAACTCGCCCGGCGGTTCGGTATACGCCGGTTTGGGTATTTACGATACCATGCAATTTATACAGCCCGAGGTGGCTACCATTTGCACCGGTATGGCGGCTTCTATGGCATCAACCCTGCTGTGCGCCGGGGCCAAAGGCAAGCGTGCCGCCCTGCCCCACTCGCGGGTAATGATGCACCAGCCATCGGGCGGTGCGCAAGGCACCGAAGCCGACATTGAAATAGCCGCCCGGCAAATAGCCAAAATGAAAGGCGAACTATACGAAATAACCGCCAAGCACAGCGGCCAAAGCTACGAGACCGTGCACCGCGTAAGCGACCGCGACCACTGGATGATAGCCGCAGAAGCACTGGAGTTTGGTATGATAGATGAGATTTTGGGGAGCAGTAAATAA
- a CDS encoding N-acetyltransferase, producing MTEADLPLVLDIYNDVILHTTAVYSEQPHTLAMRQTWFNERKAAGFPLIIAQQGDTIAGFGTYGQFRVWPCYRFTAEHSLYVHRDYRGLGISKIILQTLIDRARQAGMHALIAGIDSENPVSLQLHLSFGFEQVAHFKQVGFKFNRWLDLKFLELLLD from the coding sequence ATGACCGAAGCCGACCTGCCCCTTGTGCTGGATATTTATAATGATGTAATACTGCATACCACCGCGGTTTACAGCGAGCAGCCGCATACACTGGCTATGCGCCAAACCTGGTTTAACGAACGCAAGGCGGCTGGCTTTCCATTGATCATCGCGCAACAGGGCGATACCATTGCAGGCTTTGGCACCTACGGGCAATTTAGGGTATGGCCCTGTTACCGTTTTACTGCCGAGCACTCCTTATATGTGCATCGCGATTATCGAGGGCTGGGCATCAGCAAAATCATCCTGCAAACACTTATAGACCGCGCACGGCAAGCGGGTATGCATGCCTTAATTGCTGGTATAGACAGCGAAAATCCTGTTAGCCTGCAATTGCACCTAAGCTTTGGGTTTGAACAAGTAGCGCATTTTAAACAGGTAGGCTTTAAGTTTAACCGCTGGCTCGATCTTAAATTTTTGGAGTTGCTGTTGGATTAG
- a CDS encoding transposase, whose amino-acid sequence MGFKYRITSTDELYFLTLTVVDWVDVFTRKELCNDLITSLKYCQQHKGLVIYAWCLMPSHLHLVVSVMPGQYTLSDVMRDFKKFTSKKMIESINEIPESRREWLLRHFSFAGKYDPKIKNYKFWQEGLHPIELSSGKFIEQKINYIHENPVSTGIVYQAEDYVLSSAAQYAGAYNALLEVTVIEDINTEVR is encoded by the coding sequence ATGGGCTTTAAGTATCGTATAACATCTACCGACGAATTGTATTTTTTAACATTGACCGTTGTAGACTGGGTTGATGTTTTTACCCGTAAAGAGCTTTGCAATGACCTAATCACATCTTTAAAATATTGCCAACAGCACAAAGGATTGGTTATATATGCATGGTGTCTTATGCCCAGCCATCTGCATTTGGTAGTATCGGTTATGCCTGGACAGTATACGCTATCTGACGTAATGCGAGATTTCAAGAAGTTCACATCAAAAAAAATGATCGAATCCATCAACGAAATTCCCGAAAGCCGCCGCGAATGGCTATTAAGACATTTTAGTTTTGCCGGCAAATACGACCCCAAGATAAAAAATTACAAATTTTGGCAAGAAGGGTTGCATCCAATTGAATTAAGTTCGGGCAAATTTATTGAACAGAAGATAAATTATATACACGAAAACCCGGTAAGTACCGGAATAGTTTATCAAGCTGAAGATTACGTTTTAAGTTCTGCTGCACAGTATGCAGGCGCATACAATGCATTACTGGAAGTGACAGTTATAGAAGATATCAATACAGAGGTAAGATAA
- a CDS encoding carbohydrate-binding protein, which yields MKKLFTCILFLAFIVNRSSAQTDLTKLQQNFVDLKFGMFIHFNIPTYMNADWPDPDASPAIFNPTKLNCYQWAKAAKSANMTYGCLTTKHHSGFCIWDTKTTDYNVMNSPLKRDVVKEYADAFRANGLKVMLYYSILDTHHRLRPHAITQKHFEMVKAQLTELLTKYGKIEAIIIDGWDAPWSRISYDDINFEDVYHLIKSIQPDCVLMDLNGAKYPAEGLFYSDIKTYEMGAGQRISKENNIMPSLACLPIQANWFWKTSFPTTPVKDPAKLINEDIIPLNKVDCNFILNVAPNRDGLFDDNALSALKEIGRLWKNDGPAPKLAPTGAPIISTNLAKNKMSNASWSDDSEIMDFANDDDFTTSWVSNPAVDKPWYEIDFGHDTEFNTVVLSESKPNISSYHLEYLQNGVWKPILKADNKIKVKVNRFDRVYGTKVRVWIDKADKQVSIAEFGVYNERR from the coding sequence ATGAAAAAACTTTTTACCTGCATCCTTTTTTTAGCTTTTATTGTTAACCGCTCATCGGCACAAACTGATCTTACCAAGCTGCAACAAAACTTTGTAGACCTTAAGTTTGGCATGTTCATTCACTTTAACATCCCTACTTACATGAACGCCGACTGGCCCGACCCTGATGCTTCGCCGGCTATATTTAACCCTACCAAACTTAACTGTTACCAGTGGGCCAAGGCTGCAAAATCGGCCAACATGACCTATGGATGTTTAACCACCAAACACCACAGCGGTTTTTGTATTTGGGACACCAAAACTACCGACTATAACGTAATGAACAGTCCGCTTAAGCGCGATGTGGTAAAAGAATATGCCGATGCCTTTAGGGCCAACGGCTTAAAGGTAATGCTGTATTATTCTATTTTAGATACCCACCACCGCCTGCGCCCGCATGCTATCACCCAAAAGCATTTTGAGATGGTGAAGGCACAGCTAACCGAACTATTAACTAAATATGGCAAAATAGAGGCGATAATTATCGACGGCTGGGATGCGCCATGGTCGCGTATTAGCTATGATGACATTAACTTTGAGGATGTTTACCACCTGATTAAATCTATACAGCCCGATTGCGTACTAATGGACCTTAACGGCGCCAAATACCCTGCCGAGGGCCTGTTTTATAGCGATATTAAAACTTACGAAATGGGTGCCGGTCAGCGCATTTCAAAAGAAAACAATATAATGCCGTCACTGGCTTGCTTACCTATACAAGCCAACTGGTTTTGGAAAACATCGTTCCCTACCACTCCGGTTAAAGACCCTGCTAAGCTTATTAACGAAGATATCATCCCCTTAAATAAAGTAGATTGTAACTTTATATTGAACGTTGCGCCAAACCGCGACGGCTTGTTTGACGATAATGCCCTTTCCGCTTTAAAAGAGATAGGACGCCTTTGGAAAAACGATGGCCCGGCCCCCAAACTGGCCCCTACAGGCGCGCCCATTATATCAACCAATTTGGCTAAAAACAAAATGAGCAATGCCAGTTGGAGCGACGATTCGGAAATTATGGATTTTGCTAATGATGATGATTTCACTACCTCGTGGGTATCAAACCCGGCGGTTGATAAACCATGGTACGAGATTGATTTTGGCCACGATACCGAGTTTAATACTGTAGTACTATCCGAGTCGAAACCTAATATTAGCAGCTACCACCTGGAGTATTTGCAAAACGGTGTATGGAAACCCATTTTAAAAGCCGATAACAAGATTAAAGTAAAGGTAAACCGTTTTGACAGGGTGTATGGCACCAAAGTAAGGGTTTGGATAGACAAAGCCGACAAACAGGTATCAATAGCCGAGTTTGGGGTGTATAACGAGCGCCGTTAA
- a CDS encoding zinc dependent phospholipase C family protein yields the protein MFAGSLKRFCRYFLICALFMAMSLSSKAYSILAHEAIIDAAWKGSLLPLIKQKYPNATTEQLMLAHSYAYGGSIVADMGYMPFGNSFFTDLVHYVRSGDFIEALIKDAGNINEYAFALGALSHYMADKYGHSMSTNRNVPLVYPDLKKKFGDVVTYNDDHTSHSRMEFAYDVIQIGQGNYTSEGYHDFIGFNIAVPVLEKAFYETYGQELGSIFGNINSSINTMRWGVRNLFPNLTKSAYKSNKEEIQKMHPGITVRKFTYKLNRKSFNLQYGKERQEPKFFAKLAVFMIKILPKIGPLKKLSFKSPGAEGQKLFATAFETIQSNYAAALKLAGDNKLELADIDFDTGKPVSFNEYPLVNKTYDELVAKLKDNQYKNITPQLQKNILNFYSSGDTATYALKEPKAWAQTRIGLQQIAALKPMPQDTLKSLVGTK from the coding sequence ATGTTTGCCGGTAGTTTAAAGCGTTTTTGCAGATACTTTTTGATTTGCGCCCTGTTTATGGCGATGAGTTTATCCTCAAAAGCTTATTCGATATTAGCCCATGAGGCTATTATTGATGCCGCCTGGAAAGGGTCGCTGCTACCGCTTATTAAACAAAAATATCCAAATGCCACCACCGAGCAACTGATGCTGGCCCACTCCTACGCTTATGGCGGCAGTATAGTGGCCGATATGGGTTATATGCCCTTTGGCAACAGCTTTTTTACCGATCTTGTCCATTATGTGCGCAGCGGCGATTTTATTGAAGCGCTGATAAAGGATGCCGGTAATATTAACGAATATGCCTTTGCATTGGGTGCGCTATCGCACTACATGGCCGATAAATACGGGCACTCCATGTCAACCAATCGCAATGTGCCGCTTGTGTACCCCGATCTTAAAAAGAAGTTTGGCGATGTGGTTACTTATAACGACGACCACACCTCACACAGCCGTATGGAGTTTGCTTACGATGTGATACAAATTGGCCAGGGTAACTACACATCCGAAGGCTACCATGATTTTATTGGCTTTAACATAGCTGTACCTGTTTTAGAAAAAGCTTTTTATGAAACCTACGGACAGGAACTTGGCAGTATATTTGGCAACATCAATTCATCCATTAACACTATGCGCTGGGGTGTGCGCAACCTGTTCCCAAACCTTACAAAATCGGCCTATAAATCAAATAAAGAAGAGATACAGAAGATGCACCCGGGAATTACCGTGCGCAAATTCACCTACAAGCTTAACCGTAAATCGTTTAACCTGCAGTATGGCAAAGAGCGGCAGGAACCTAAATTTTTTGCCAAGCTTGCCGTATTCATGATAAAGATACTGCCTAAAATAGGGCCCTTAAAAAAGCTTTCGTTTAAATCGCCGGGGGCCGAGGGGCAAAAGCTTTTCGCCACCGCGTTTGAAACCATACAAAGCAATTATGCCGCCGCGCTAAAACTGGCAGGCGATAATAAACTGGAACTGGCCGATATTGATTTTGATACCGGCAAACCTGTAAGCTTTAACGAGTACCCGCTGGTTAATAAAACCTACGACGAATTGGTTGCCAAACTAAAAGATAACCAGTACAAAAACATTACCCCGCAGCTGCAAAAAAACATCCTAAACTTTTATAGCAGCGGCGATACCGCCACGTATGCTTTAAAAGAACCCAAGGCATGGGCACAAACCCGCATAGGTTTGCAACAAATTGCAGCACTAAAACCAATGCCGCAGGATACCCTAAAATCATTAGTAGGGACTAAATAA
- a CDS encoding 4'-phosphopantetheinyl transferase superfamily protein — protein MAGLFKQDQLTNAAVGTLTNQYAGDVVWQKRPVDLAPDNHVHLYRLQISQNLHLLDDFTALLTPGELRRAGRYHQQKDNTRFKLGRGALRYLLGKYLHAAPGAIEFTHGPNGKPYISGFAEAIYFNVSYSADWILLAIAVSPVGVDVELIQPDFGYQDILTEHFSPAESQWVNNPERFFTLWTRKEAFLKATGQGITQHLKIAPVTNGTHTLHTSLAPADSHWQMTSFNLQTNYMAAVATLRSVGNYKYFEF, from the coding sequence ATTGCAGGATTGTTTAAACAAGATCAATTAACAAACGCAGCCGTGGGTACGTTAACTAACCAATATGCCGGTGATGTAGTTTGGCAAAAGCGCCCGGTTGATCTGGCGCCGGATAATCATGTGCACCTTTACCGCCTGCAAATAAGCCAAAACCTGCATTTATTGGATGATTTTACCGCACTATTAACACCCGGGGAATTAAGAAGGGCGGGCAGGTATCATCAGCAAAAAGATAACACGCGCTTTAAGCTGGGCAGGGGTGCCTTGCGTTACCTGTTAGGCAAATACCTGCATGCAGCACCCGGCGCAATTGAGTTTACACATGGTCCCAATGGTAAGCCTTATATCTCAGGGTTTGCAGAGGCAATTTATTTTAATGTATCCTACAGTGCCGATTGGATATTGTTGGCCATAGCCGTATCGCCGGTAGGGGTGGACGTTGAATTGATACAACCCGATTTTGGTTACCAGGATATACTTACCGAACATTTCAGTCCTGCAGAAAGCCAATGGGTAAACAATCCCGAGCGCTTTTTTACCTTATGGACACGCAAGGAAGCTTTTTTGAAAGCGACAGGGCAGGGCATAACGCAACATCTAAAAATAGCCCCTGTAACCAATGGCACGCACACCCTGCATACCAGCCTTGCCCCCGCCGATAGCCATTGGCAAATGACCAGCTTTAACCTTCAAACCAATTATATGGCTGCGGTTGCCACCTTGCGAAGCGTTGGTAATTATAAGTACTTCGAATTTTAA